The following coding sequences are from one Haliotis asinina isolate JCU_RB_2024 chromosome 3, JCU_Hal_asi_v2, whole genome shotgun sequence window:
- the LOC137277589 gene encoding methyltransferase-like protein 27, giving the protein MASYSEEDMKEAQREFSLLIEKGLDNDTVIKRFDLISDKYDMVLGVMEYKLPKWVGDNLASLYPGNKERVNILDVAAGTGLVSVEMRKHGFTHIDGLDPSEGMLAQAKKNNLYDRYICDILADNTLDIADNTYTVVTVVGFSSEFFKILPVKALEELVRVTKSGGRILMSHFEYIFESEVLRDNLSNLQDRGLWKLEDKKIMAETVKGINGHLYIYKVMTK; this is encoded by the exons ATGGCATCATACTCTGAAGAAGATATGAAAGAAGCTCAAAGAGAGTTTTCTTTATTGATAGAAAAGGGACTGGATAATGATACTGTTATCAAGAGATTCGACCTCATAAGTGACAAGTACGATATG GTGTTGGGAGTGATGGAGTACAAATTACCGAAGTGGGTGGGAGATAATCTTGCATCCCTGTATCCTGGCAACAAGGAGAGGGTCAACATCCTGGACGTTGCTGCTGGAACTGGGCTGGTGTCTGTCGAG ATGAGAAAACATGGATTTACGCACATTGATGGTCTGGATCCGTCTGAGGGGATGCTGGCACAGGCCAAGAAAAACAACCTGTATGACAGATACATCTGTGACATTCTTGCTGACAATACCCTGGACATCGCTGACA acactTACACGGTAGTGACTGTCGTTGGCTTCAGTTCCGAATTCTTCAAGATTCTTCCTGTTAAGGCTTTGGAGGAGTTGGTGCGTGTTACGAAATCAG GAGGTCGCATTTTGATGTCTCACTTTGAGTACATCTTCGAGAGCGAGGTCCTACGTGACAATCTCTCCAATCTCCAGGACCGTGGCCTGTGGAAACTTGAGGACAAAAAAATTATGGCGGAGACTGTAAAGGGGATTAATGGTCATCTGTATATCTATAAAGTCATGACGAAATGA